The genomic DNA ACAGGATATGGCCCAGGGCCAGCCACCAGCCCGCGAAGACGAACCATACGATGTTCCCCAGCGTGCCCCAGTTCGAGGTGCCGAGGTCCTGCCGTCCGGTGAGCACGTCGCGGCGGATCAGGGTCCGGCCGAAGGGCATGAACGAAAATCCCGCGATGACGAAGGCGGCCCGCGCCCAGGGCAAGCCGATGATGGAGATGGCCATGAGACAACCGGCGAACAGCCAGCCGATAGCCATGAAGACGCCGCCGATGATCCACCAGATCAAATTACCGAGAAACGAAAGCATGGGGACTCCTTCTGCTTGATGTGCAAGCATGCTATTGGCCCATCCCGGCACGTTCGTCAATGGCGGAGAACGTCGGCCGGGCGCTCTCCGGAGGTCAGGAGCAACCCGCCCGCCAGGGCCGTGAACGGCGCCACGGTGACCAGGCCGAAGCTGCCCACCAGGGTCTTGAGGACCTCGGCGGCCACGTAAATGAAATTGAAGGTGGTATCCAGCGGAATGCCCTGGGCCATGAAGGCCATGAGCAAGGTCACGAACCCGCCCGAGTAGGCCAGGAGCAGGGTCGTGGTCATGGTCCCGACCACGGCCCGGCCCACGCGGATGCCCGACCAGATGGCCTCCATCCGGGAGATACCCGGTTTCTTGGCCACCACTTCGCTCATGGCCGAGGCCACGTCCATGGCCAGATCCATGACCGCGCCGCAGGAGGACAGGAAGACCCCGGCCATGAACACGCGCGTCAGGTTCAGGTGACCATAGCCCGCGTAGAGCAGGGTCTCGGCAAAGGGCATGACCGCCCCGTGCACGTGGAACCGGCCGGTGAAGTAGACGCCCAGGGCGCAACTGGCCACCACCCCGAGGAAAGCCCCGAGAAAGGCGGTCAGGCCGGTACGGTTCACACCGGCCACCAGGAAGATGATCACCGCGCTGAGCAGGGCGACCACGCCCAGGGTCAGCCAGACCGGGTCCGTGCCCTTGAGCAGCAACGGGACCAGGATCTTCCACAACAGCAATCCGGTAAAGACGAAGGACAACAGCGCCTTGAACCCTGTCAGCCCGCCGAAGGCCAGGAGCAGCGCGGCGAACAGGCCGAGCAGAAAGAGTTCCAGCCCCAATCGGTAATGGGCCTGCGGGTTGACGTAGATGACCTTGCCCCCGCTGTCCACGGTCAGAATGACGTAGGCCGTGTCCCCGGCCTTGAAGAGCTTGTCGCGATCCAGTTGGCCCAGGAGCTGGTTGCTGGCCGAGAAGGTCTCGCCCTTGAACGGCCCATCCAGGATTTCGAGCGTCACGGCCTGCTCGCCCGCGCGGATCATGCCCAGGCTCTGGATGTTGGCGTCGTCCACGGCCGTGATCCGGGCCGTGCAATGGACCGCGTCCCGGTCCTTGTTGGTCTCGAACCCGGTCGGCACGTAATAGAGGGCCACGGAAACGACGATGAAGATGATAACCAGGGCCCAATCGCGGGACGTCTTGTTGAGTGCGTGCATGATCTTCCTGAAAAAGGGGCGGGCGGACCGTGGAGGCCCGCCCGCCGAAGGTTGGATGAAACGCTGTCTAGTTGGCGGCCACGCGCGCGGCGGCGATGTCGGCAAACACGGCCTTGGCGGGCATGCCCATGGAGGCCATGAGCTTGGTGGCCACGTCCTTGTTGTCGTAGCTGCCGTTGAAGGCCTGGCAGTTCACGCCGATGGCGGAAGTGGAGACCGGCACGCCGGTGTGCTTGTAGGAGGTCCAGCCCAGACCGGCCTTCTGGTTGAGCACGTGGGTCAGGGTCACGGACAGCGGGTCGTACTCGCCGTACAGCAGGTAGTCCCCGCCCTTGACCTTTTCCCCGGCCATGGAGCGGCGGAAGGCCTGCTCGATGTCGGCGGCTTCGTAATCGGCCAGGACCATGGGGTCGGTCTTGGCATCGCCGGTGAACTTCAGGCCGAAGTCGGCGGTGATGATCGGTTTCATGGCGTTGAAATCGCCGCCCTTCTTCTTGAAGTCCACCAGGGTCTCGTCGGTGAATTTCTGGAAGGAGACCTTCTGGTGGCTGAGGATATCGTAGTGGGAACCATACTTGGTACCCGCGAAGCCCAGGGTCAGGCCGCCGCATTCGTGGTCGCCGGTGACCACGATCAGGGTCTCGTCGGGGTGCTTGTCATAAAAGGCCAGGGCCTTCTGCACGGCCTTGTCGAAAGAAATGGTGTTGTCGATGGATGCGGCCGCGTCGTTGGCGTGGCAGGCCCAGTCGATCTTGCCGCCCTCGACCATCAGGAAGAAGCCCTTGTCGTTGTCGAGCATCTCGATGGCCTTACCCGTGAATTCGGGCAGGGTGATGTCCTTGTCGGTCATGTCCATGACATAGGGCAGAGCCTTGCCGTCCTGGAGCCAGGCGTTCCAGGCGATGACCTTGCCGTCGCCGGGCGCAAGCGCCATGAAGCCCTTCTTGTCGGTGACGACCTTGTAGCCGTTGGCCTTGGCCTTTTCCAGGGCGTCGCCCATGGGGGCCTTGGACTTCTTGCCCGCCGGGTCCTTGAGCCCGCCGCCCGCGAAGAAGTCGAAGCCGGAGTCGGCCAGGGCATGATCGATCTCGTGGTACATGGAGCGATTCTTGACGTGGGCGTAGAACGCGGCCGGGGTGGCATGGTCAATGGACACGGACGAGACGATGCCGACCTTCATGCCCCTGTCGCGGGCCATTTCGGCGATGGTCTTGACCGGCCTGAACTGCGGGTCCACGCCGATGTAGTTGATGTTGGTCTTCACGCCGGAGGCCAGGGCCGTGGCCGACGCGGCGGAACCGGTGATGAACCGGTCGTTGGCAAAGGTGGTGGTGATGCCCTGGGCGGGCATGGCGTCAATGGCCAGCTTGTGGCCCAGATAGGCGGAGCTGGCGGCCCGCTGGGGCAGCCCCATGCCGTCGCCGATGAAGAAAAAGACGTATTTGGCGTCCTTGGCCCAGGCGGAACCGGCCATGAACACCATGGCCAGGGCCAGCGCCAGGACACACCCGACAAACCGTTTCTGCACTTTCAACATGTCAAACCCTCCTCAGGTCCATTTGGTGTTGTTTCAAGTCCCAGTATCTACGCCCGGAACGTTACGGAAGCATGTGACCGGGCGGACAACAGGTCACGAGGCGGTGACAAATCCGTTACAGCCGATCCGCTTGATTTTCTTATTGAATAGTAGTGCATCCCGAAGGCGGGCACAGGCCTTTTCGCTGGCTCCCCTTGAAAAGGACCGTTGTTTAGTGAATATTGGCCCGGAAAACGAACGCATATCGTGCCACTTTTTTCATTGAATTATCCGCCCCCTCCCCTGCGCGGCCGCGCCGGGAAACGGCGGACGAAACCGAGGGAGCCCCCATGGAACCGACCGCACCGACCCCGCCTGTCAGCAAGGAATACTGGAACAACCATGCCCGGAGTTTCCCCCGGTTCGAGGAGGGCGAAGATAACTATGAGGCGGGCGTGATGCGGATGATCAAGGCGCACGGTGTGGATTTTCGCGGCGCGTCGGTCCTGGATGTGGGCTGCGGCAGCGGCATGTACACCATCCGGATCGCCCGGGAGGCGGCACGCGTCACGGCGCTCGACGTCTCCGACGTGATGCTGGACATCCTGCGCGAGGATGCCGAGGCCAGGGGGCTTCACAACATCGACTACGTGCGCTCGGAATGGATGGAGTACGACGGCGACGAAACCTTCGACATCGTCTTCTGCTCCATGACTCCGGCCATTCAGAGCGAGGCCTCCCGGCTCAAGTTGCTGCGTCACGTGGCCGGGGCCACCGTGTTCATGGGGTTCGCCGGGCTGATGAAATCCGACGTCATGAGCGGCCTGTACGCCCATTACGGAGTGACGCCCCGGGTCTTGGCCAACGGCACCGAAATGCGCGACTGGCTCGACGGACGGGGCATCCCCTACGCCGCCTACCCAGTGGAAGGCGTCTGGCAGGTCCGAAGCTCCCTGGAAAAACTGACCGACTCCTGCTCCACGTTTCTCTCCCAGTACGGCGTGGCCGCCGAGCCGGATCATCTGCGCGCCTATCTGTCCGCGTTCGAGGAGACGCCCGGCTCCTTCCTGGAGCGCACGGAATACAAGATCGACCTGCTCATCTGGGACAAACGGGCGGCCTGAACCGGATGCCGCCCAGGGCGGCCCGTTTCTTGACATCGACTGCGCCCACCCGTTAAGAGAGGCCATGCGTTCATCGGAACATCATACGAAAACACGTCGCTGGTGGTGGCAGACTTTACGGAGTATGCCACCAGCATAGAGTATCAAGGTATCAAGCTGTCGGCATGCATGGCCGGCGGCATCGTCTCTTTTCAGGGCTGTCGGCATTTCCGGCAGCCCTTTCTTCATCCACAATTCGAAGACATCGGAAAGGAGACACGGCAATGAAAAGAATATTAACCGGAGAACGGACGACCGGGAACCTGCACATCGGCCACTACTTCGGCTCGCTGCAATCGCGGGTCAAATTGCAGGACGAATACGAAACCTTCATCATCCTCGCGGACATGCAGGTCCTCTACGACCACCTTGAGGATGAAAAAGGCAAGTCCATTCGCGACAACGTGTACCGGGCCCTGCTCGATAACCTGTCCGTCGGGCTGGACCCCGACAAGGTGACCTTCTTCGTACAGAGCGAAATTCCCGAGCTCGCGGAACTGACCATGTTCTTCACCTTCCTGGTGTCCATTGGCCGGGCCAAGCGAAACCCCACGGTCAAGGCGGAAATGGAACAGGCCGGAACCAGCTATGAGCACATGAACCTCGGTTTCCTCTCCTTCCCGGTGTCCCAGGCGGCAGACATACTCCTGCCCAAGGCGGACCTGGTGCCCGTGGGCGAGGACCAGATCCCGCACATCGAACAGACCCGGGAGATCGCCCGCCGGTTCAATTCGCTCTTCGGCGAAACCTTTCCCACGCCGGACTATCTCGTCTCCACCTCCCCCCGGCTGCCGGGCCTTGACGGTCAAAACAAGATGTCGAAATCGCTGAACAACGTCATCAACCTCACGGACGACGAGGCCACGGTGAACAACAGAATCAAAAAAGCGTACTCCGGCGAGGGGCACGCCCTCTTCACCTACGGCAAATTATTCGGCGTTGAGCCCAACGAACGCATGGGGACCTTCAAGCCCGCCCTGGCGGAAAGCGTCAACGCCTTTCTGGAACCCATCCGAACCCGCCGCAGGGAGCTGGAAAAGGAACCCGGTTACCTGCGCGAGATTCTGGACAGGGGACGGGACAAGGTCCGGGCGATCGGGGCGGAAACCCTCGCCCAGGTGAAGGAGCGGATGGGCATGGTCTATTGACGCGCCGCGGGCGCGCGGACGGGACGGGGCGGCCGGGGAAAGGCCGTCCCCGTTCTACTGCATGAAATCGTGGGCCCAGCGGACCAGGTTGATACCGATGAGCAGGGCCCCTTCCCAGCGGCGGACCTTCCAGCCCGTGCGCAGGATGACCAGGACCAGGCCGACCATGCCGACTAGGACGATCAGGCCGGACAGGGCCTCGGACGAGACCGGCAGCGGCTTGAGCAGGCAGGTCAGCCCGAGCACGCCCGCGAAGTTGAAGAAATCCGAGCCGATGAGGTTGCCGAGCAGCATCTCGTTTTTGCCCCGGACGGAGGCCGCCAGACAGGTGACCAGTTCGGGCAGGGAGGTGCCCGCAGCCACGATAGTCACGCCGATGACCCAGGAGGACACCCCCAGCGTCGTGGCGATGGACGTGGCCGCCGAGACCATCAGGTCGCCGCCCGCAGCGATGGCCACGAACCCGGCCCCGAGCCAGACCCCATCCCGCCAGGTGGCAACCCGGCCCCGTGTCTCTTCCAGTTCCTCCGCGCCCACGGCCTCGCGCTTCACGCCCAGATAGACCAGGTAGCAGATGAGCAGGGCCACGAGGCAGCCACCGAAAAGGCGGCTCAATTGGCCGGTGAAGGACACGGCCAGAATACCCGCCGTGGTCAGGAACAGGAGCAGCCCGTCCCGGTAGACGATGGTTCGGTTGGAAACCAGCGGCTTGATCACGGCCATGAGCCCGAGGATGAAGCCGAGGTTGAAAATATTGGACCCGACCACGTTCGACAGGGAGAGGTCGTTCTGCCCCCGGAAGGCGGCATTCACAGTCACCAGGAACTCCGGGGCCGAGGTGCCGAAGGCCACGATGGTCAGCCCGATGACCAGTTCCGAAACATTGTACTTGCGGGCGATGAGCGCCGCCGAGGTGACGATCCAGTTGGCTCCGAACCAGAGCAGCAGCGCCGAAGCGGCGAAGGAGAAGATGTCGATGAACATTACCGGACTCTATGTGAAGGCGCGAACCGGCGCAACCTGGGCCTGGGCCTGTTCCCGCTTCCATTCGCGGACCAGGTCCGGGACGGGCTCGGACCAGCGCAGCGCGGTCTCGCGGGCCGGAATGACGGCCACGATCTCGGTCCCGCCCCGCCGTCCGACGCTCACCCGCACGGGTTCATCCGTGGCCGCAAACCGCTTGCGCGCCTTGCCCGAGTAAGAGCTGATCAGGGCGGCGGCGTCCCGGACGACTTCGGGAGTCCAATCGCCGCAAAGCGGCCTGCCCAGGGCCAGGGGCCCGGGGAAATCAACCAATTTGAAAAGATAGTCGCTGTCCTCGGCCAGGGCCGCGATCTGGTCGTTGTCCGCGGCGGTGCGGCCGAAGGCCAGCCAATGCGGACCGGCCCAGACCTGCCGTCCGGCGCGGGCCAGGGAAAAATCGCCGGGGGCAGGCCTCCCGCGATGGGTCAGAAGCCGCACGAACCGGGCCGCGCCGTGGGTCTCGGTCAGGCAGCAGCCCCCCGCCGGAGTGGGAATCTCGGTGAATCCGTACCGCTCGGCCAAGGCGTATTGCGGCTTGCGTCCCCGGCCGCGCCAGTCGAGCAATCTGTCCCGGTCCACCAGCCCGGACGTCTCCATGGGCGTGGGCGGAAGATTCCTGGCGCACAGGGGGCGCAGGAGCACGTTGCGGACCTCGGCCCGCTTGGTGATCACGTTGAGTGCATCCTCGCGCTGGCTCATGGGCCGCTGGCCCACGACCTCGCCGGAGACGAGGAACTTCGCGCCGTATTCCCGCATGAGCCCGTGGGCGTGTTCAAGCATGATGATCTTGCAGTCGATGCACGGGTTCAGCCACTTGCCGAACCCCTGGGACGGGCCGTCCAGGAGCATGTTCACATAGGCCTGCCGGATGTCCACGGATTCGGCCTCGATGCCGTAGTGATCCCGCCAGAAGGGGATCAGATGGGGCTTGCCGAAAAAGGGCGTGACAAAGTGCAGCCCCAGGACCGTCAGGCCCTGATCCATGACCGTGCGCATGGCCAGGATGGAATCCAAGCCGCCCGAGAGCAGGGCCAGCGCGTCGTAAGAGTTTCGTTCCGCCATGGAGGGGACCCTTATGTGAGATTCCGGCCGAGAGCAAGCGCCGGAAGGACCGCGCCTAGAGGGCCGACTTTTTGAGCAAGACGTTGAAGCGGGCCAGGAATTCCTCGGGCGACAGGCCGTGATTCTTGAAGTAGAGGAGGGAAACCGGAACGCACAGGGGCGTATCCTCACCGATCGTGCCGGGGCAGGCGACCACATTGTCGAACAAGGGCGCGTTCTCTTTCTTCAGGTATTCCCCGAGGCGGCGGTCGCAAACGACCATGTCCAGACGCCCCTCCAGCAGCATACGGAAGTTGGCCCGATTCGGATTTCGCCCTATGTTGCCCTCCAACTGGAATCTCTCGGCGGCCACGGCCTCCTGCCATTCCGGTCCATAACGGTATCCATCGATCACGCCGATGCGCAATCCCGCCAGGTCGTCCATGCTTTTCCAACAAGGCCGTGTGTTCGTGCGCAGTTTCCAGAGCACGGTGTGCATGTACTCCATGGGATCGGAAAAACGCATGAAGCGCTGCCGTTCAATGTCGACCACACAAGGAAGCATCAGGGGCATGGCCCCGGTCCGCATGGCTTCCAGACAGCGCCGAAAAGGCAGGATATGAAACTTCGGCGTATAGCCCATGGCGGACAAGATCCGCCCGAGCTTTTCCACAGCCGTCCCGCCCGGCTCCCCGCCCTGGTCCAGCCGGGACATGGGCGGCAGCAGATAGGCGGCCACCTCAAAAACCGGCCCCGCCGCCCGAGCCGTCCCTCCGAACAAACAAACGATCAATGCCATTGCGGACAACAGCCCGCCGATTCGTGCAAAAAGAATTCTCATCATGTCTCCGTATTGTTCCGTGCCGAAAAGCCTACACGCGGCCGGACAATTCCGTGGGCCCGCCCGGGCCGCCCTGAAAGGGGCAACCTTTTGCGCGCACGGCCTGTTTTCCCATATATGATGGGTGTTGCCCGCGAAGGACGTATCTGGTATCGGAACATGTTGCTTATTTGTTGCCGCCAGTCAAATCCCGGAGGATACCCCATGGCTCGTAAAGCCGTTGACCCCGACGTCCTGCGCAAGGAAGCGCTGGGCACTGCCCTGACCACCATCGAACGCAAATTCGGCAAAGGCTCGATCATGCGTCTGGACGACGAGGCGTCCCATTCCATTCCGTTCATCCCCACCGGGTCCATAGGCCTGGATATCGCGCTCGGCATCGGCGGCGTGCCGCGCGGCCGCGTCATCGAGATTTTCGGCCCCGAGTCCTCGGGCAAGACCACCCTGGCCCTGCACATCATCGCCCAGGCCCAGAAGGCGGGCGGCGGGGCCGCATTCGTGGATGCCGAGCACGCCCTTGATCCCGGCTACGCCAAGCGGCTGGGGGTCAAGACCGACGAGTTGCTCATCTCCCAGCCCGACTACGGCGAGCAGGCCCTCGAAATCGCCGACCTGCTGGTCCGATCCGGGGCGCTGGACGTGGTCGTCATCGACTCCGTGGCCGCGCTCATCCCGCAGTCCGAGCTCGAAGGCCAGATGGGCGAGACCCAGGTGGGCAGCCAGGCCCGGCTCATGTCCCACGCCCTCAGGAAACTGACCGGCACCATCCACAAATCCAATTGTGTGGTCATCTTCATCAACCAGATCCGCATGAAGATCGGCATGACCGGCTACGGCAACCCCGAGACCACCTCGGGCGGCAACGCGCTCAAGTTCTACGCCTCGTGCAGGCTGGACATCCGCCGCATCCAGACCCTCAAGGACAAGGACGAAGCCTACGGCATCCGCGCCCGCATCAAGGTGGTCAAGAACAAGGTCGCCCCGCCCTTCCGCCAGGCCGAGGTGGACGTGCTCTACGGCCAGGGCATCTCGCGCATGGGCGAGATCATCGACATGGGCGTGGAGAACGGCATCATTGAGAAGTCCGGCGCATGGTACGCCTTCGGCTCCGAAAAGCTCGGCCAAGGCAAGGAGAACGTCCGCGCCCTGCTGATGGACAACCCGGATCTGGCCGGATCCATCGAAGAGGCCCTGATGACCCACCTCGGATTCCGCGACGTTCCCGAGGCCCCCGCCGCACCGACGCAGGATGCCGGAGACGCCGACGAATAGTCTGATTTTCAGCCCGAAACGAGCGCCCCGGGCCTACAGCCCCGGGGCGTTTTTCTTCGGCAATACCCTTCTTTGGAGAACAGTAAACGATGAAAGCCAACGAAATCCGCCAACGGTTCCTTGAGTACTTCGAGAGGAACGGCCACACCATTGTGGAATCCTCTCCCCTGACCCCCAAGGACGACCCGACCCTGCTCTTCACCAACGCGGGCATGGTCCAGTTCAAGAAGCTCTTCCTGGGCCAGGAAAAGCGCGACTACATCCGCGCCACCACGGCCCAGAAGTGCCTGCGCGTGGGCGGCAAACACAACGACCTGGAAAACGTGGGCCGCACCGCCCGCCACCACACCTTTTTCGAGATGCTCGGCAACTTCTCCTTCGGCGATTACTTCAAGGAGGACGCCATCCGCTTCTGTTGGCAGTTCCTGACCGAGGAGCTCAAGCTGGACAAAAACCGCCTGTACATCACCATTTACAAGGATGACGACGAGGCGGGCGAATTGTGGCGGAAGGTGGCCGGAGTCCCCGAGGACCGCATCTACCGCCTGGGCGAAAAGGACAACTTCTGGTCCATGGGCGACACCGGCCCCTGCGGCCCCTGCTCCGAGGTCCACTACGACCAGGGCGAGGAAGTGGGCTGCGGCCCGAACTGCGGCATCGGCAAATGCGACTGCGACCGTTTCCTGGAGATTTGGAACCTGGTCTTCATGCAGTACGACCAGGCCGAAGACGGCACCCGCACCGACCTGCCCCGGCCCAGCATCGACACCGGCATGGGCCTGGAACGCATCGCGGCCGTGGTTCAGGGCGTGCATTCCAACTACGAAACCGACCTGTTCCAGAGCATCATCCGGTACACCGCCGACCTGGCGGGCGTGAAGTATCGTGAGAGCGAGGAGATCGACACCGCCCTTCAGGTCATCGCCGACCACTCCCGGGCCATCGCCTTCCTCATCCCGGACCAGGTGCTCCCGTCCAACGAGGGACGGGGTTACATCCTGCGCCGGTTGATCCGCCGCGCCTACCGTTTCGGCAAGCTCATGGGGCTGACCGGCACCTTCCTGTGGAAGACCGCCTCCAAGGTCATCGACGACATGGGCGGCCACTACAAGGAGTTGGAGGAGACCCGCAACTTCATGGTCGAGGTGGTCCGAGGCGAGGAGGAGTCCTTCGCCAAGACCCTGGACAAGGGTCTCGAAATGCTTGAGCAGGAACTGGCCGAGTTGAAGAAGGCGGACGCGGCCGTGGTCCCCGGCGAGACCACCTTCAAGCTTTACGACACCTACGGATTCCCCATCGACATCGTCCGCGACGTGGCTGAACAGCACGGCATGGGCGTGGACGAGGCCGAGTTCGACAAATTCATGCAGGAGCAGAAACAGCGTTCCAAGGCCGCCTGGAAGGGATCCGGCGAAAAGGATGTGGCCAGCATCTTCCAGACCCTGCTGGAACAGGACGTGACCAGCGAATTTTCCGGGTATGAGACCATGGCCGACCAGTCCTCGGTCACTTATGTCCTGACCCCGGACGGCGCGGTCGTGGACCGGCTCTCCTCGGGCGACTCCGGCTGGCTGGTGGCCGAGATCACCCCGTTTTACGGCGAGTCCGGCGGCCAGGTGGGCGACACCGGGTCCATCGCTGCCTCCGGGGGCAAGGCGGACGTGCTCGACACGGTCAAGCCGTCCAAGAATCTGACCGCGCACAAGGTCACCGTCACCGAAGGCGAGCTCAGGCCCGGCGCCCCGGTCTTCCTCAATGTGGACCGCACCCGGCGGCTGGCCACCATGCGCAACCATACCTCCACCCACCTGCTCCACACCGCCCTGCAAAAGGTGCTCGGCGACCACGCCAAGCAGGCGGGCTCGCTGGTCGGACCGGATCGGCTGCGCTTCGACTTCACCCACATCAAGGGCCTCTCCGGCGAGGAGATCGCCGAGGTCGAGAAGCTGGTCAACCAGGCCATCTTCGACGCCATTCCCGTGACCCGCGAGGTCATGTCCATCCAGGACGCCCAGGCCAAGGGCGCCACCGCCCTGTTCGGCGAGAAGTACGGCGACACGGTCTCGGTCATCGAAGTGCCCGGCGTGTCCATGGAATTCTGCGGCGGCACCCATCTGGACAACACCGGCATCGCCGGATCCTTTGTCATCACCTCCGAATCCGGCGTGGCCGCGGGCATCCGGCGCATCGAGGCCGCCACCGGCCACAATGCCGTGGCCTGGCTGAACGAACGCCGCGAAGCGGCAACCGAGGCCGGAGCCATGCTCAAGGC from Desulfovibrio sp. Huiquan2017 includes the following:
- a CDS encoding YccF domain-containing protein, whose product is MLSFLGNLIWWIIGGVFMAIGWLFAGCLMAISIIGLPWARAAFVIAGFSFMPFGRTLIRRDVLTGRQDLGTSNWGTLGNIVWFVFAGWWLALGHILSALGCFITILGIPWGWQHLKLAAATLAPIGMTVVTVEQAERLYGVRVDR
- a CDS encoding tRNA(5-methylaminomethyl-2-thiouridylate) methyltransferase, which translates into the protein MAERNSYDALALLSGGLDSILAMRTVMDQGLTVLGLHFVTPFFGKPHLIPFWRDHYGIEAESVDIRQAYVNMLLDGPSQGFGKWLNPCIDCKIIMLEHAHGLMREYGAKFLVSGEVVGQRPMSQREDALNVITKRAEVRNVLLRPLCARNLPPTPMETSGLVDRDRLLDWRGRGRKPQYALAERYGFTEIPTPAGGCCLTETHGAARFVRLLTHRGRPAPGDFSLARAGRQVWAGPHWLAFGRTAADNDQIAALAEDSDYLFKLVDFPGPLALGRPLCGDWTPEVVRDAAALISSYSGKARKRFAATDEPVRVSVGRRGGTEIVAVIPARETALRWSEPVPDLVREWKREQAQAQVAPVRAFT
- a CDS encoding alkaline phosphatase, with translation MLKVQKRFVGCVLALALAMVFMAGSAWAKDAKYVFFFIGDGMGLPQRAASSAYLGHKLAIDAMPAQGITTTFANDRFITGSAASATALASGVKTNINYIGVDPQFRPVKTIAEMARDRGMKVGIVSSVSIDHATPAAFYAHVKNRSMYHEIDHALADSGFDFFAGGGLKDPAGKKSKAPMGDALEKAKANGYKVVTDKKGFMALAPGDGKVIAWNAWLQDGKALPYVMDMTDKDITLPEFTGKAIEMLDNDKGFFLMVEGGKIDWACHANDAAASIDNTISFDKAVQKALAFYDKHPDETLIVVTGDHECGGLTLGFAGTKYGSHYDILSHQKVSFQKFTDETLVDFKKKGGDFNAMKPIITADFGLKFTGDAKTDPMVLADYEAADIEQAFRRSMAGEKVKGGDYLLYGEYDPLSVTLTHVLNQKAGLGWTSYKHTGVPVSTSAIGVNCQAFNGSYDNKDVATKLMASMGMPAKAVFADIAAARVAAN
- a CDS encoding calcium/sodium antiporter encodes the protein MFIDIFSFAASALLLWFGANWIVTSAALIARKYNVSELVIGLTIVAFGTSAPEFLVTVNAAFRGQNDLSLSNVVGSNIFNLGFILGLMAVIKPLVSNRTIVYRDGLLLFLTTAGILAVSFTGQLSRLFGGCLVALLICYLVYLGVKREAVGAEELEETRGRVATWRDGVWLGAGFVAIAAGGDLMVSAATSIATTLGVSSWVIGVTIVAAGTSLPELVTCLAASVRGKNEMLLGNLIGSDFFNFAGVLGLTCLLKPLPVSSEALSGLIVLVGMVGLVLVILRTGWKVRRWEGALLIGINLVRWAHDFMQ
- a CDS encoding transporter substrate-binding domain-containing protein, translating into MAAYLLPPMSRLDQGGEPGGTAVEKLGRILSAMGYTPKFHILPFRRCLEAMRTGAMPLMLPCVVDIERQRFMRFSDPMEYMHTVLWKLRTNTRPCWKSMDDLAGLRIGVIDGYRYGPEWQEAVAAERFQLEGNIGRNPNRANFRMLLEGRLDMVVCDRRLGEYLKKENAPLFDNVVACPGTIGEDTPLCVPVSLLYFKNHGLSPEEFLARFNVLLKKSAL
- a CDS encoding class I SAM-dependent methyltransferase, with amino-acid sequence MEPTAPTPPVSKEYWNNHARSFPRFEEGEDNYEAGVMRMIKAHGVDFRGASVLDVGCGSGMYTIRIAREAARVTALDVSDVMLDILREDAEARGLHNIDYVRSEWMEYDGDETFDIVFCSMTPAIQSEASRLKLLRHVAGATVFMGFAGLMKSDVMSGLYAHYGVTPRVLANGTEMRDWLDGRGIPYAAYPVEGVWQVRSSLEKLTDSCSTFLSQYGVAAEPDHLRAYLSAFEETPGSFLERTEYKIDLLIWDKRAA
- a CDS encoding YibE/F family protein, coding for MHALNKTSRDWALVIIFIVVSVALYYVPTGFETNKDRDAVHCTARITAVDDANIQSLGMIRAGEQAVTLEILDGPFKGETFSASNQLLGQLDRDKLFKAGDTAYVILTVDSGGKVIYVNPQAHYRLGLELFLLGLFAALLLAFGGLTGFKALLSFVFTGLLLWKILVPLLLKGTDPVWLTLGVVALLSAVIIFLVAGVNRTGLTAFLGAFLGVVASCALGVYFTGRFHVHGAVMPFAETLLYAGYGHLNLTRVFMAGVFLSSCGAVMDLAMDVASAMSEVVAKKPGISRMEAIWSGIRVGRAVVGTMTTTLLLAYSGGFVTLLMAFMAQGIPLDTTFNFIYVAAEVLKTLVGSFGLVTVAPFTALAGGLLLTSGERPADVLRH
- the recA gene encoding recombinase RecA produces the protein MARKAVDPDVLRKEALGTALTTIERKFGKGSIMRLDDEASHSIPFIPTGSIGLDIALGIGGVPRGRVIEIFGPESSGKTTLALHIIAQAQKAGGGAAFVDAEHALDPGYAKRLGVKTDELLISQPDYGEQALEIADLLVRSGALDVVVIDSVAALIPQSELEGQMGETQVGSQARLMSHALRKLTGTIHKSNCVVIFINQIRMKIGMTGYGNPETTSGGNALKFYASCRLDIRRIQTLKDKDEAYGIRARIKVVKNKVAPPFRQAEVDVLYGQGISRMGEIIDMGVENGIIEKSGAWYAFGSEKLGQGKENVRALLMDNPDLAGSIEEALMTHLGFRDVPEAPAAPTQDAGDADE
- the trpS gene encoding tryptophan--tRNA ligase, translating into MKRILTGERTTGNLHIGHYFGSLQSRVKLQDEYETFIILADMQVLYDHLEDEKGKSIRDNVYRALLDNLSVGLDPDKVTFFVQSEIPELAELTMFFTFLVSIGRAKRNPTVKAEMEQAGTSYEHMNLGFLSFPVSQAADILLPKADLVPVGEDQIPHIEQTREIARRFNSLFGETFPTPDYLVSTSPRLPGLDGQNKMSKSLNNVINLTDDEATVNNRIKKAYSGEGHALFTYGKLFGVEPNERMGTFKPALAESVNAFLEPIRTRRRELEKEPGYLREILDRGRDKVRAIGAETLAQVKERMGMVY